From a single Carassius auratus strain Wakin chromosome 38, ASM336829v1, whole genome shotgun sequence genomic region:
- the LOC113057466 gene encoding inactive tyrosine-protein kinase 7-like, whose product MDGAPGTGTDASGAPTRRGRAADALLFVFIFSLDVFIIQASSLRFSEEPQSQDALHGRSAILRCELSGPEDMRFWWTQDGRRVQDSNRRFQEGSNLKFTAVDRHTDTGSFQCVASSSSTGDTLTSASASFNIKWLERGPITMNEPASEAELEEAERIVLQCHIDGHPRPSSKWFKDGVQLDRKDRILTLTNLSTGDSGIYSCCAQNAAGKVCTNSNITLNIFDKSVPRVLVSPVDQVVLRNEDAVFHCQFRSKPPPLIEWFHDAEPIVNKSQVVVYANGTLHITQVKQRSTGVYKCVAQYGENKQVHVEAVLRIAELSDMGERVWRVFSAGRGERVRCDPPRGQPEPQVWWERAGARVASEGRVYQRDGDLIFSPTDASDSGVYTCVARNTAGQKQQELVVTVATSPEWIVQPQDTHVEEGQPGFLHCLARSTPEPRVTWYRKSVPITEEGSRYKLFSNGTLRINSAEVKDNQTYSCVCETEAGSVSAHARIHILGERVCVCVCVRRTRTDSHTG is encoded by the exons tCTTCATCATCCAGGCGTCTTCGCTCCGGTTCTCCGAGGAGCCGCAGTCTCAGGATGCGTTACACGGCCGCAGTGCTATCCTGCGCTGTGAGCTCAGCGGCCCGGAGGACATGCGCTTCTGGTGGACACAGGACGGCCGGCGCGTGCAGGACTCGAACCGTCGCTTCCAGGAGGGCAGTAACCTGAAGTTCACCGCGGTGGACCGTCACACAGACACCGGCAGCTTCCAGTGTGTAGCGTCCAGCAGCTCCACCGGAGACACCCTGACCTCCGCCAGCGCCTCCTTCAACATCAAGT GGCTGGAGAGGGGGCCAATTACAATGAACGAACCCGCCTCAGAGGCGGAGCTAGAGGAGGCTGAGCGAATCGTGCTGCAGTGTCACATTGATGGACATCCACG GCCGAGCAGTAAATGGTTCAAAGATGGAGTTCAGCTGGACAGAAAGGACCGGATCCTGACACTGACCAACCTCAGCACAGGGGATTCTGGGATATACTCCTGCTGTGCTCAGAATGCTGCTGGAAAAGTGTGCACTAACAGCAACATCACCCTCAATATTTTTG ATAAGTCGGTTCCCCGTGTGCTGGTGTCTCCGGTGGATCAGGTGGTTCTGCGTAACGAGGATGCTGTGTTTCACTGTCAGTTCAGATCCAAGCCGCCGCCGCTGATTGAGTGGTTCCACGACGCAGAACCCATCGTCAACAAATCACA ggtcgTGGTGTACGCTAACGGCACACTGCACATCACTCAGGTGAAGCAGCGCAGCACAGGTGTGTATAAATGTGTGGCTCAGTATGGAGAAAACAAACAAGTACATGTGGAGGCAGTGCTCAGGATCGCAg agttgTCAGACATGGGCGAGCGCGTGTGGCGTGTGTTCTCTGCGGGCCGCGGGGAGCGTGTGCGCTGTGATCCTCCGCGGGGGCAGCCCGAGCCGCAGGTGTGGTGGGAGCGTGCGGGAGCTCGAGTGGCGTCTGAGGGTCGAGTCTATCAGCGGGACGGAGATCTGATCTTCAGCCCCACAGACGCATCAGACTCGGGCGTCTACACGTGTGTCGCCCGCAACACGGCCGGACAGAAGCAGCAGGAGCTCGTGGTCACAGTCGCCA cctCTCCAGAGTGGATCGTCCAGCCGCAGGACACACACGTGGAGGAGGGTCAGCCGGGTTTCCTGCACTGTCTCGCACGGAGCACGCCGGAGCCACGGGTCACATGGTACCGCAAGAGCGTCCCGATCACTGAGgag GGCTCTCGTTACAAGCTCTTCTCTAACGGCACGCTGAGGATCAACAGCGCAGAGGTGAAGGACAACCAGAcgtacagctgtgtgtgtgagacggaggCCGGATCGGTCAGCGCACACGCACGGATTCACATACTGGGTGAgagagtgtgtg tgtgtgtgtgtgtgaga CGCACACGCACGGATTCACATACtgggtga